The Janthinobacterium lividum genome has a window encoding:
- a CDS encoding acylase, giving the protein MLHRSALFAAIACGTVAAPTVLAEPAVSVTDMGRWQAQAANVSIARDTWGVPHVTGKSDADAVFGLMYAQAEDDFPRVELNYINAMGRLAEVEGERELYRDLRMKLFIDPADLQAQYRASPAWLRRLMDSFADGLNFYLATHPHVKPRLIAHFEPWMALSFSEGSIGGDIESVNLAQLEAFYGQQARPATVALASLETGLDPEPSGSNGFAIAPAITKNGHALLMINPHTSFYFRPEVQVTSGEGLNAYGAVTWGQFFVYQGFNERLGWMHTSGGGDVIDEYLESIVDRDGAWFYRYDGGLRPLEAVPITLPYKLADGGMASKTISVYYSHHGPIVRAQDGKWVAVRLMNEPLKALMQSYTRTKARDYAAFYKSMELRTNSSNNTVYADADGNIAYFHGNFIPVRDPRFNWKQPVDGSDPATEWKGLHTVAQTITLFNPKNGWIQNTNNWPYSAAGANSPRQQDYPAYMSVYGENARGLHAVKVFQNKKGFTLDSLIAASYDSELTAFEALLPPLFAAWDALPAGDAQKLALADKVALLRSWDWRYSLTSTATSLAVFWGQELAELSGKQAREQGVPVVDFLATDKVTATQRLAALASAADKLQRDFGHWQTPWGEINRFQRLTGDVVQPFDDAQPSLPVPYASGNWGALAAYGQSSKSSTKRIYGERGNSFVAAVEFGPRIKAKSILAGGQSGDPKSPHFQDQAAMYARGEFKDVLFYPEQVEQHLQRRYRPGE; this is encoded by the coding sequence ATGCTACATCGCAGTGCTTTGTTCGCCGCCATCGCCTGCGGCACCGTCGCCGCTCCCACGGTGCTGGCCGAGCCCGCTGTTTCTGTCACGGACATGGGCCGCTGGCAGGCGCAGGCTGCCAATGTCAGCATCGCGCGCGACACGTGGGGCGTGCCGCACGTGACGGGCAAGAGCGATGCGGATGCCGTCTTTGGCCTGATGTATGCGCAAGCGGAGGATGATTTCCCCCGCGTGGAACTCAATTACATCAACGCCATGGGGCGCCTGGCGGAAGTGGAGGGCGAACGGGAGCTGTACCGCGACCTGCGCATGAAGCTCTTCATCGACCCGGCCGATTTGCAGGCGCAATACCGCGCCAGCCCGGCGTGGCTGCGCAGGTTGATGGACTCTTTTGCCGACGGCCTGAATTTTTACCTGGCCACGCATCCGCACGTCAAGCCGCGCCTGATCGCGCATTTCGAGCCGTGGATGGCCTTGAGTTTCAGCGAGGGCAGCATCGGCGGCGATATCGAGTCCGTCAACCTGGCGCAGCTCGAAGCGTTTTACGGCCAGCAAGCCAGGCCTGCCACCGTGGCGCTGGCCAGCCTGGAGACGGGCTTGGACCCCGAGCCGAGCGGCTCGAACGGCTTCGCCATCGCGCCCGCGATCACGAAAAATGGCCACGCGCTGCTGATGATCAATCCCCATACCTCGTTCTACTTCCGTCCCGAAGTGCAAGTGACCAGCGGTGAAGGCCTGAACGCGTACGGCGCCGTCACCTGGGGCCAGTTCTTCGTCTACCAGGGCTTCAATGAGCGCCTCGGCTGGATGCATACCTCGGGCGGCGGCGATGTCATCGACGAATACCTGGAAAGCATCGTCGACCGCGATGGCGCATGGTTCTACCGCTATGACGGCGGCCTGCGCCCCTTGGAAGCCGTGCCCATCACCTTGCCATATAAACTGGCCGATGGCGGCATGGCATCGAAAACCATCAGTGTCTACTACAGCCATCACGGCCCCATCGTGCGCGCGCAGGATGGTAAATGGGTGGCCGTGCGCCTGATGAACGAACCGTTGAAGGCCTTGATGCAGTCGTACACGCGCACCAAGGCGCGCGATTACGCGGCTTTCTACAAGAGCATGGAACTGCGCACGAATTCGTCGAACAATACCGTGTATGCGGATGCGGACGGCAATATCGCCTATTTTCACGGCAATTTCATCCCCGTGCGCGACCCGCGCTTCAACTGGAAGCAGCCTGTTGACGGCAGCGACCCGGCCACGGAATGGAAAGGGCTGCACACGGTGGCGCAGACCATCACCCTGTTCAATCCGAAAAATGGCTGGATCCAGAATACGAATAATTGGCCGTATTCGGCGGCCGGTGCCAATAGCCCGCGCCAGCAGGACTATCCCGCCTACATGTCCGTGTACGGCGAAAACGCGCGCGGCCTGCACGCCGTCAAAGTCTTCCAGAATAAAAAAGGTTTTACCCTGGACAGCCTGATCGCCGCTTCCTACGATAGTGAGCTGACGGCGTTCGAAGCGTTGCTGCCGCCACTGTTCGCGGCCTGGGATGCGCTGCCGGCGGGCGATGCGCAAAAGCTGGCGCTGGCCGACAAGGTGGCCTTGCTGCGGTCCTGGGACTGGCGCTATTCGCTGACGTCGACGGCCACCTCGCTGGCCGTGTTCTGGGGCCAGGAACTGGCCGAGCTGAGTGGAAAACAGGCGCGTGAGCAGGGCGTGCCCGTGGTCGATTTTCTGGCGACGGACAAGGTCACGGCGACGCAGCGGCTGGCGGCCCTGGCTAGTGCGGCCGATAAACTGCAGCGTGATTTCGGTCACTGGCAAACGCCGTGGGGCGAAATCAACCGCTTCCAGCGCCTGACAGGCGACGTGGTGCAGCCGTTTGACGATGCGCAGCCCAGCTTGCCCGTACCTTACGCCTCGGGCAACTGGGGCGCGCTGGCCGCATATGGGCAGAGCAGCAAAAGCAGCACGAAGCGCATTTACGGCGAGCGCGGTAACAGCTTTGTGGCGGCCGTGGAATTCGGCCCCCGCATCAAGGCGAAAAGCATCCTCGCGGGTGGCCAGAGCGGCGACCCGAAGTCGCCGCATTTCCAGGACCAGGCGGCCATGTACGCGCGTGGCGAGTTCAAGGACGTGCTGTTTTATCCGGAGCAGGTGGAACAGCACCTGCAGCGCAGGTACCGCCCCGGAGAATAG
- a CDS encoding cystathionine beta-synthase, which translates to MPSPSQPPALYKLIGNTPLVEVTRLDTGLCQLFLKLESQNPGGSIKDRIGLSIIEAAEADGRLQPGGTIVEATAGNTGIGLALVGRIKGYRVILVVPDKMSTEKVLHLKALGAEVHTTRSDVGKGHPEYYQDYAARLARDLPGAFFADQFNNPANPLAHETTTAPEIWEQSGHDVDAIVVGVGSSGTLTGLTRYFRKVQPKLEFVLADPQGSILTEYIDTGKVSDTSGSWAVEGIGEDFIPSIADMDSVTQAYTISDQESFDSARALLRAEGILGGSSTGTLLAAALKYCREQTTPKRVVTFVCDTGTRYLSKVYNDGWMRDQGLLQRAVSGDLRDLIGRRYDEGDVVSVAPGDTLLTAFNRMRSSDLAQLPVIDGGQLVGILDESDLLLHVSGDAAHFASLVGATMTTQLEILAPSSGLPALRATLDRGLTAVVADDSAFYGLITRFDLLNHLRRTLS; encoded by the coding sequence ATGCCATCCCCATCCCAGCCGCCAGCGCTATACAAGCTGATCGGCAATACCCCGCTGGTCGAAGTCACCAGGCTCGACACGGGCCTGTGCCAGCTGTTCCTGAAACTGGAATCGCAAAATCCCGGCGGTTCCATCAAGGACCGCATCGGCCTGTCCATCATCGAAGCGGCCGAAGCCGACGGCCGCTTGCAGCCGGGCGGCACCATCGTCGAGGCGACAGCCGGCAATACCGGCATCGGCCTGGCCCTGGTCGGCCGCATCAAGGGCTACCGCGTGATTCTCGTCGTGCCCGACAAGATGTCGACGGAAAAAGTGCTGCACCTGAAAGCCCTGGGCGCGGAAGTGCACACCACGCGCTCGGACGTGGGCAAGGGCCATCCCGAGTACTACCAGGATTACGCGGCGCGCCTGGCGCGCGACCTGCCGGGCGCCTTCTTCGCCGACCAGTTCAACAATCCGGCCAATCCGCTGGCCCACGAAACGACGACGGCTCCCGAAATCTGGGAGCAAAGCGGCCATGACGTGGACGCCATCGTCGTCGGCGTCGGCTCGTCCGGCACCCTGACGGGCCTGACGCGCTACTTCCGCAAGGTGCAGCCCAAGCTCGAATTCGTGCTGGCCGACCCGCAAGGCTCCATCCTCACCGAATACATCGACACGGGCAAGGTGTCGGACACGAGCGGCTCGTGGGCCGTGGAAGGTATCGGCGAAGACTTCATTCCCTCGATTGCCGACATGGACAGCGTCACGCAGGCCTATACCATCAGCGACCAGGAAAGCTTCGACAGCGCGCGCGCCCTCCTGCGCGCCGAAGGCATCCTCGGCGGCTCGTCCACCGGTACGCTGCTGGCAGCCGCCCTCAAATACTGCCGCGAACAGACCACGCCAAAGCGCGTCGTCACTTTTGTCTGCGACACGGGCACACGCTACCTGTCAAAGGTCTATAACGACGGCTGGATGCGCGACCAGGGCTTGTTGCAGCGGGCCGTGTCGGGCGACTTGCGAGACCTGATCGGGCGCCGCTACGACGAGGGCGACGTGGTCAGCGTGGCGCCCGGCGACACCTTGCTCACCGCCTTCAACCGCATGCGCTCGAGCGACCTGGCGCAGCTGCCCGTGATCGACGGCGGCCAGCTGGTCGGCATCCTCGACGAATCGGACTTGCTGTTGCACGTGTCGGGCGACGCCGCGCATTTCGCATCGCTGGTGGGCGCCACCATGACGACGCAGCTCGAAATCTTGGCGCCATCGAGCGGCTTGCCCGCCCTGCGCGCCACCCTGGACCGGGGCTTGACGGCCGTCGTCGCCGACGATAGCGCCTTTTATGGCCTGATCACCCGCTTCGACCTTCTCAACCACTTACGCAGGACACTATCTTGA
- a CDS encoding Cache 3/Cache 2 fusion domain-containing protein, whose protein sequence is MPTISFSPRHWSVGGKITVFTFALVSLILASLTTLISIRTSSALEQRAEAAVTSELNSVMTTTEVFHTAMVNEAASFARLFAAEFPGPFTVDTGAMVAVAGKATPALANGGKVLNLDTALVDRYTAQTGVIATIFAANGDEFVRISTSLKKQDGERAIGTQLDHNHPSYAPLRAGQRFVGMATLFGKQYITQYDPVRDAAGKVVGVLFIGLDISKNLAMLKEKIRQVKIGQTGYIYIVDTAPGANYGHLVLHPNSEGKSALEFKASDGRMFIQEMLAQKNGAMRYTWTAPGETAALAREKQLYYRQFKDWHWIIAGGTFTDEITLEARQMRNQLAISGFIALLVFALLLYWLVRTLVSRPLAAAETAAAQIAAGDLTVHLDTSSLDEIGRLLLAMNRISDNLSQVVSNVRGSAGQITTASGEIANGNLDLSSRTEQQASSLEETAASMEELSSTVRQNVDHAQQASRLAHDSSSLAAEGGAAVAQVASTMDAIRSSSGKIADIIGVIDGIAFQTNILALNAAVEAARAGEQGRGFAVVATEVRTLAQRSTAAAKDIKDLIQASASTVDLGHAQVSQASATMDTVVASVQQVSTIMAEIAQASEEQRSGIEQVNQAIAQMDQVTQQNAALVEEAAAAADALAGAGTGTEPGGGRVQAVTSSLMLRWGRIHLARRHHARRLCFDCPADDTHGCARHPRLPGSGRHRRAADGRPAHAGRHAAGGRHRRRPRVGA, encoded by the coding sequence ATGCCTACAATTTCCTTCTCCCCCCGCCACTGGAGTGTCGGCGGCAAAATTACCGTCTTCACGTTTGCCCTGGTCAGCCTGATTCTCGCCAGCCTGACGACCTTGATCAGTATCCGCACCTCGTCTGCCCTGGAACAGCGCGCCGAAGCGGCCGTCACCAGCGAACTCAATAGCGTCATGACGACCACGGAAGTGTTTCATACCGCCATGGTCAACGAGGCGGCCAGCTTTGCGCGCCTGTTCGCGGCCGAATTTCCCGGCCCGTTCACGGTCGACACGGGCGCCATGGTGGCCGTGGCCGGCAAAGCCACACCTGCCCTCGCCAACGGCGGCAAGGTACTCAACCTCGACACGGCCCTGGTCGACCGCTACACGGCCCAGACGGGTGTGATCGCCACCATTTTTGCCGCCAACGGCGATGAATTCGTGCGCATCAGCACCTCGCTGAAAAAGCAGGATGGCGAACGCGCCATCGGCACCCAGCTCGACCACAATCACCCCAGCTATGCGCCGCTGCGCGCCGGCCAGCGCTTCGTTGGCATGGCAACACTGTTTGGCAAACAATACATCACCCAGTACGACCCCGTGCGCGATGCGGCCGGCAAGGTGGTAGGCGTGCTGTTCATCGGTCTGGACATCAGCAAGAATCTGGCCATGTTGAAAGAGAAGATTCGCCAGGTCAAGATCGGCCAGACGGGCTACATCTATATCGTCGACACGGCCCCCGGCGCCAATTACGGCCACCTGGTGCTGCATCCGAACAGCGAAGGCAAGAGCGCGCTCGAGTTCAAGGCCAGCGATGGCCGGATGTTCATCCAGGAAATGCTGGCGCAAAAAAACGGCGCCATGCGCTATACCTGGACGGCGCCGGGCGAAACGGCTGCCCTCGCGCGCGAAAAGCAGCTGTATTACCGTCAATTCAAGGATTGGCACTGGATCATCGCGGGCGGCACGTTCACGGACGAAATCACTCTTGAAGCACGCCAGATGCGCAACCAGCTGGCCATTTCCGGCTTCATCGCCCTGCTCGTCTTCGCCCTGCTGCTGTACTGGCTGGTGCGCACCCTCGTGTCGCGCCCGCTGGCCGCCGCCGAAACGGCCGCCGCGCAGATTGCCGCCGGCGACCTGACGGTGCACCTCGATACCAGCAGCCTGGACGAAATCGGCCGCCTGCTGCTCGCCATGAACCGCATCAGCGACAACCTGTCGCAAGTGGTCAGCAATGTGCGCGGCAGCGCCGGGCAGATCACCACGGCGTCCGGTGAAATCGCCAACGGCAATCTGGATCTGTCGAGCCGCACGGAACAGCAAGCCAGTTCGCTGGAAGAAACGGCTGCTTCGATGGAAGAACTCAGTTCCACCGTGCGCCAGAACGTCGATCACGCGCAGCAGGCAAGCCGGCTGGCGCACGACTCGTCCAGCCTGGCAGCCGAAGGCGGCGCGGCCGTGGCGCAGGTGGCCAGCACCATGGACGCCATCCGCAGTTCCTCGGGCAAGATCGCCGACATCATCGGTGTCATCGACGGCATCGCCTTCCAGACGAATATCCTGGCTTTGAACGCGGCAGTAGAAGCGGCCAGGGCCGGCGAACAGGGACGCGGCTTTGCCGTCGTCGCCACCGAGGTGCGCACCCTGGCGCAGCGCTCGACGGCAGCAGCGAAAGACATCAAGGACCTGATCCAGGCGTCCGCCAGCACGGTGGACCTGGGCCATGCGCAAGTGAGCCAGGCCAGCGCCACCATGGACACGGTGGTGGCCAGCGTGCAGCAAGTGAGCACCATCATGGCCGAAATCGCGCAGGCGAGCGAAGAGCAGCGCAGCGGCATCGAACAAGTCAACCAGGCCATCGCCCAGATGGACCAGGTGACCCAGCAGAACGCGGCCCTGGTGGAAGAAGCGGCTGCGGCCGCCGACGCCCTTGCAGGAGCAGGCACAGGAACTGAACCAGGTGGTGGGCGTGTTCAAGCTGTAACTTCAAGCCTGATGCTAAGATGGGGACGAATCCACCTTGCCAGGAGGCACCATGCACGACGACTATGTTTTGATTGCCCGGCTGATGATACCCACGGATGCGCACGTCATCCGCGGCTGCCTGGCAGCGGCCGGCATCGACGTGCTGCTGACGGACGACCAGCACATGCAGGCCGACATGCTGCTGGCGGCCGCCATCGGCGGCGCCCGCGTGTTGGTGCGTGA
- a CDS encoding DUF2939 domain-containing protein: MLLAVVALVALAGVFYGSPYLTMNKIRAATMDEDTQALAAQIDLAQLRGSLGQQLHTLFSAPEVADDISPDVIDPLLDTMLMPEGIVALMKLNDRYEKPIAKVSDISGRKRNTKPDYKLRYTSWNSVVVQRAHSKSHIGELTLTRDGLWHWKLVSVALPKNLLADA; this comes from the coding sequence ATGCTTCTCGCTGTAGTGGCACTGGTCGCGCTGGCCGGCGTCTTCTATGGCAGCCCGTATCTCACCATGAACAAGATTCGCGCGGCGACCATGGATGAGGATACCCAGGCCTTGGCTGCGCAGATCGACCTGGCCCAGCTGCGCGGCAGCCTCGGGCAGCAACTGCACACCCTGTTCTCGGCGCCGGAAGTGGCCGACGACATCAGTCCAGACGTCATCGATCCCTTGCTCGATACCATGCTGATGCCCGAAGGCATCGTCGCCTTGATGAAGCTCAATGACCGCTATGAAAAACCGATCGCCAAGGTCAGCGACATCAGCGGCCGCAAGCGCAACACCAAGCCCGACTACAAACTGCGCTACACCTCCTGGAACAGCGTCGTGGTGCAGCGCGCCCACAGCAAAAGCCATATCGGCGAACTGACTCTGACACGCGACGGCCTGTGGCACTGGAAACTGGTGTCGGTGGCCCTGCCGAAGAACTTGCTGGCCGACGCGTAA
- a CDS encoding thymidine kinase, which produces MAKLYFRYSAMNAGKSTALLQVAHNYEEQGQQVRLYTAAIDSRYGVGRVTSRLGPQRQVDIFHADTNFLNDIPQVACLLVDEAQFLSTAQVQQLHQLAQVKGVPVICYGLRTDFKGEPFPGSAYLLALADDIEELKNICTCGKKATMNIRVDEQGHRIKEGEQISIGGNESYRQACGRCFYS; this is translated from the coding sequence GTGGCAAAACTTTATTTCCGGTATTCCGCGATGAACGCGGGCAAGTCGACGGCCTTGTTGCAGGTCGCGCACAACTATGAAGAGCAGGGCCAGCAGGTGCGCCTGTACACGGCCGCCATCGACAGCCGCTATGGCGTGGGCAGAGTCACGTCGCGCCTGGGGCCGCAGCGTCAGGTCGATATCTTCCATGCCGACACGAATTTCCTCAACGATATTCCCCAGGTGGCCTGCCTGCTGGTCGACGAAGCGCAATTTCTCAGCACGGCCCAGGTGCAGCAACTGCACCAGCTGGCGCAAGTGAAGGGTGTGCCCGTCATCTGCTACGGCTTGCGCACGGATTTCAAGGGCGAACCCTTCCCCGGCTCGGCCTATCTGCTGGCGCTGGCCGACGATATCGAGGAATTGAAGAATATCTGTACTTGTGGCAAGAAGGCCACGATGAACATCCGCGTGGACGAGCAGGGCCACCGCATCAAGGAAGGCGAGCAGATCAGTATTGGCGGCAACGAGAGTTACCGCCAGGCGTGCGGGCGCTGTTTCTACTCGTAA
- a CDS encoding DUF2939 domain-containing protein, whose protein sequence is MKRKYATAIIFTVAAIGFTWVSPYIAMYRISIAAKSVRLENLAQQADLPAVRASVARQLRAAGETASEDDFKEMLDTIVSPPGITVLILHGKQGADGKRHDFGMAYRSWNEVVLRRSGAGTAASQFLLRRQGIWDWKLTDITLPPELL, encoded by the coding sequence ATGAAAAGAAAGTACGCCACCGCGATCATTTTTACCGTTGCCGCCATCGGCTTCACCTGGGTCAGCCCCTACATCGCCATGTACCGCATCAGCATCGCGGCGAAATCCGTGCGCCTGGAAAACCTGGCGCAGCAGGCCGACCTGCCCGCCGTGCGCGCCAGCGTAGCGCGCCAGTTGCGGGCGGCCGGCGAAACGGCCAGCGAAGACGATTTCAAGGAAATGCTCGACACCATTGTCTCGCCGCCCGGCATCACTGTGCTGATCCTGCACGGCAAACAGGGGGCGGACGGCAAGCGCCACGACTTCGGCATGGCGTACCGCTCGTGGAACGAAGTGGTGCTGCGGCGCAGCGGCGCCGGCACCGCCGCCAGCCAGTTTTTGCTGCGCCGCCAAGGCATCTGGGACTGGAAACTGACGGACATTACCTTGCCGCCAGAATTACTCTGA